The following proteins are co-located in the Desulfonatronum sp. SC1 genome:
- a CDS encoding S9 family peptidase yields the protein MAANLLTPEALWEIGRVSDPRISPDGSQVLFSVKHYNLEDNVGRSHLYVTDMDGSNRRRISPEDGNDGHGEWRPDGNRIGFLHQGQIWEMNPDGSGRRRLTDIPAEVTGFRYSPTRENILFSSPVPSKAGHDDLFAGLDKAHARIVNELMYRHWDTWIESFSHLHLAAYSDAGLGEHVDIMRGLGLESPFRPFGGMEQASWSPDGRSVAYSARSTDGKAYALSTNSRIMLYSLDTGQTRTLSTGVGYDVNPEFSPDGKRIAWLSMERNGYEADKNRLLVLDLFSETIADLTTGFDQDVEDFSWSTDSAAIFFTSLRHASTQIYRLDLSSREIVPLTEGKQTFSQLVSADNAIVAVKSTLSRPGEVFRLDTTNQELADISRVNDDFPSSFVLGEVRERWVKTADNRKMLVLVVLPPDFDPQKTYPAKLYCIGGPEVSVDHSWSYRWNLQTLAARGYVVVGPNRRGTPGFGQQWKEAVLGDWGGLPMQDLLAAIDDVATEPWVDSNRLVAVGPSFGGYSVYWLAGNHDNRFKALVAHDGIFNLESMYLETEEIFFVNSEFGGPFWDRDNPIAQRSYAASPHRFVQNWTAPLLVIHGGRDYRVPESQGFSAFNAARLRDIPARLLYLPDENHWVLSPQNSVLWYRTVLDWADQWTGGGAITANP from the coding sequence ATGGCCGCGAACCTGCTCACCCCGGAAGCTCTGTGGGAGATTGGACGGGTTTCCGATCCCCGGATTTCTCCGGACGGATCCCAGGTGCTGTTCTCGGTCAAGCATTACAACCTGGAGGACAATGTCGGCCGGAGTCACCTCTATGTAACCGACATGGACGGGAGCAATAGGCGGCGCATTTCGCCTGAGGACGGCAACGACGGCCATGGGGAGTGGAGACCCGACGGGAATCGGATTGGCTTTCTGCATCAGGGGCAAATCTGGGAAATGAACCCTGACGGCTCAGGTCGTAGGCGGCTCACCGACATCCCAGCCGAAGTCACGGGGTTCAGGTACTCGCCGACACGGGAAAACATCCTCTTTTCCAGCCCTGTCCCCTCCAAAGCCGGGCATGACGATCTGTTCGCCGGTCTGGACAAGGCCCACGCGAGGATCGTGAACGAATTGATGTACCGCCACTGGGATACCTGGATTGAATCCTTCAGCCATCTCCATCTGGCCGCGTATTCCGATGCGGGACTGGGGGAGCACGTGGACATCATGCGGGGTTTGGGGCTGGAGTCCCCGTTCAGGCCCTTCGGCGGAATGGAGCAGGCCTCCTGGAGCCCTGACGGCAGGTCCGTCGCCTATTCCGCTCGAAGCACTGATGGCAAGGCCTACGCCTTGTCCACGAATTCGCGGATCATGCTCTACAGCCTGGATACCGGCCAAACCAGGACGTTGAGCACCGGAGTCGGATACGACGTCAACCCGGAATTCTCTCCAGACGGAAAACGTATTGCCTGGTTGAGTATGGAGCGGAACGGCTACGAAGCGGACAAGAACAGGCTGCTGGTGCTGGATCTGTTTTCAGAGACCATCGCTGACCTGACAACGGGCTTTGACCAGGACGTCGAAGATTTTAGCTGGTCCACGGACAGTGCCGCCATCTTTTTTACAAGTCTGCGCCACGCTTCAACCCAGATCTACCGCCTTGATCTCTCCAGCCGGGAGATCGTCCCGTTGACCGAAGGCAAACAGACCTTCTCCCAACTGGTCAGCGCGGATAACGCCATTGTCGCGGTCAAATCAACCCTGTCCCGACCAGGAGAGGTTTTCCGCCTGGATACGACCAATCAGGAGTTGGCCGACATCTCCCGCGTCAACGACGACTTTCCGTCGTCCTTTGTCCTTGGCGAGGTTCGGGAGCGTTGGGTGAAAACCGCTGACAACCGGAAGATGCTCGTCCTGGTCGTCTTGCCGCCGGATTTCGACCCTCAAAAAACCTATCCCGCCAAGCTCTACTGCATAGGCGGGCCGGAAGTTTCCGTGGACCACTCCTGGTCTTACCGGTGGAATCTTCAGACTCTGGCCGCGAGAGGCTACGTGGTCGTCGGACCCAATCGCAGAGGTACTCCGGGATTCGGGCAGCAGTGGAAGGAAGCCGTTCTGGGAGATTGGGGCGGCCTGCCCATGCAGGATCTCCTGGCGGCCATCGACGATGTGGCCACGGAGCCATGGGTGGACAGCAACCGCCTGGTCGCGGTGGGGCCGAGTTTTGGCGGTTATTCCGTCTATTGGCTTGCGGGTAACCACGACAATCGTTTCAAGGCGCTGGTGGCCCATGACGGCATTTTCAACCTGGAATCAATGTACCTGGAAACGGAAGAAATCTTTTTCGTCAACTCCGAATTTGGCGGGCCGTTCTGGGACAGGGACAATCCAATTGCGCAACGCAGCTATGCCGCGTCTCCGCACCGATTCGTCCAGAACTGGACAGCGCCCCTCCTGGTCATCCACGGGGGCCGCGACTACCGGGTTCCCGAATCCCAGGGATTCAGCGCCTTCAATGCGGCCAGGCTGCGCGACATTCCAGCCAGACTCCTCTATCTCCCTGACGAGAACCACTGGGTCCTGTCGCCCCAGAACAGCGTCCTGTGGTATCGGACCGTTCTGGACTGGGCGGATCAATGGACGGGAGGTGGGGCTATAACCGCAAATCCCTGA
- a CDS encoding PAS domain S-box protein yields MSQKQAPETPSTQAVFEAPHDILMDAPIGIFTSTPEGRFLSVNPAMAGMYGYKSAQEMIESVTDITTMIYADPADRRRLFECFDASETVKDFEALHQRKDGSTFWTSESVHLVRDEKGDITRLHGFVTDFSPRKTAEQAKKESEDRFRLMFTNAPMPYQSLDEQGNFLDINQTFLDVLGYNREELVGKNFGDILHPDWRDHFKENFPKFKAVGEILGVEFEMVKKDGSTILVYFSGKIQRDDQGRFLRTHCIFQDVTGKKRVEEALQESEERFKALHNASFGGITIHDKGIILECNQGLSEITEFSYDELIGMDGLLLIAQQSRELVMNNIIAGYEKPYEAFGVRKNGEEYPVRLEARNIPYKGKLVRVVEFRDITERKQAEHALLLAKEQAETANQAKSEFLANMSHEIRTPINGIVGMMQLLEATTLNADQRKYVQLCTSSADRLTRLLSDILDLSRVEAGKMTIHEAEFMVQELADSVSGLFTFNARTKGVELDCSIDPALPPKLVGDEARVRQILFNLVGNALKFTDKGHIRVEMTLLTSDRDESANVLFTIADTGIGIPQDKAKYLFDPFFQVEESYTRSFQGAGLGLVIVKRLVDLMGGKISLASTVGEGTTVQVLLPFKLPEGVGIAAEQGSKQVTKAKQNLRILLAEDEPSSSFPAIKLLERAGHTVTLAEDGQQALDLLAAQDFDVILMDVQMPVMNGVEATRRIRSQESGVKSQSSDPQVSGFSPQPSRRIPIIALTAYAMLGDREKFLEAGMDDYLGKPAKMEDLAKVLERAVSNEKA; encoded by the coding sequence ATGTCCCAGAAGCAAGCCCCTGAAACACCCTCAACCCAAGCAGTATTTGAGGCCCCCCACGACATCCTGATGGACGCGCCCATCGGCATTTTCACGTCCACGCCGGAGGGGCGGTTTCTTTCTGTCAACCCTGCAATGGCGGGCATGTATGGGTACAAGTCTGCCCAAGAAATGATCGAATCCGTCACGGACATCACTACGATGATATACGCCGACCCGGCGGATCGACGCCGGTTGTTCGAATGCTTCGATGCCAGTGAGACGGTAAAGGATTTTGAAGCCCTCCATCAGCGCAAAGACGGTTCAACGTTCTGGACCTCGGAATCGGTCCACTTGGTTCGAGATGAAAAAGGGGACATCACGCGCCTTCATGGATTTGTCACGGACTTTTCCCCGCGGAAAACCGCCGAGCAGGCCAAGAAGGAGAGCGAAGATCGTTTTCGGTTGATGTTCACGAACGCCCCTATGCCCTATCAATCCCTGGACGAGCAGGGCAATTTCTTGGACATCAACCAGACCTTTTTGGATGTACTTGGTTACAACCGTGAAGAACTTGTCGGCAAGAACTTTGGCGACATCCTGCATCCGGACTGGAGGGATCACTTCAAGGAGAATTTCCCCAAATTCAAAGCTGTGGGCGAAATCCTGGGCGTTGAATTCGAGATGGTCAAAAAGGATGGATCGACAATTCTTGTCTACTTCAGCGGCAAAATCCAACGTGACGACCAAGGCCGTTTTTTGAGGACGCATTGCATTTTCCAGGATGTTACAGGGAAGAAGCGAGTCGAGGAGGCCCTGCAGGAAAGCGAGGAGCGCTTCAAGGCTCTGCACAATGCATCATTTGGCGGCATTACCATCCACGACAAAGGCATCATCCTGGAGTGCAACCAGGGGCTCTCGGAGATCACCGAGTTTAGCTATGATGAGCTTATCGGGATGGATGGACTTCTATTGATCGCACAGCAGTCCCGTGAACTGGTGATGAACAATATTATCGCCGGCTATGAGAAGCCCTATGAAGCATTTGGGGTACGCAAGAATGGCGAAGAATATCCCGTGCGCCTGGAAGCGAGAAATATTCCCTACAAGGGGAAGCTGGTTCGCGTGGTTGAATTCAGGGACATCACCGAGCGAAAACAAGCCGAACACGCTCTGCTCTTGGCCAAGGAACAGGCCGAGACCGCCAACCAGGCTAAGAGTGAATTCCTGGCCAACATGAGCCATGAGATACGCACACCCATCAACGGGATCGTGGGCATGATGCAGCTCTTGGAAGCTACGACCCTGAATGCCGATCAAAGAAAATACGTCCAGCTATGCACATCCTCGGCGGATCGGTTAACCAGGCTGCTGTCGGACATCCTGGATCTTTCCAGGGTGGAGGCGGGCAAGATGACGATCCATGAGGCCGAGTTCATGGTCCAGGAGCTTGCCGATTCCGTTTCCGGTCTTTTCACCTTCAATGCCAGAACCAAGGGAGTGGAACTCGATTGCAGCATCGACCCCGCCTTACCACCCAAGCTTGTCGGAGACGAGGCGCGAGTCAGGCAGATTCTCTTCAACCTGGTCGGCAACGCCCTGAAATTCACCGACAAGGGACATATCCGCGTTGAAATGACCTTGTTGACATCCGACAGGGATGAAAGCGCCAATGTGCTGTTCACCATTGCGGATACGGGCATCGGCATACCTCAAGACAAAGCAAAATACCTCTTTGATCCATTCTTTCAGGTGGAGGAATCCTACACCCGCAGTTTCCAGGGTGCTGGCCTCGGACTGGTTATTGTCAAAAGGCTCGTTGATTTGATGGGCGGGAAAATTTCCCTGGCCAGCACTGTCGGCGAAGGAACCACAGTGCAAGTGCTTCTACCCTTCAAGCTGCCCGAGGGAGTGGGCATTGCCGCTGAACAAGGATCAAAGCAGGTGACCAAAGCCAAACAGAATTTGCGCATCCTCTTGGCGGAAGATGAGCCGTCAAGCTCTTTTCCCGCGATAAAACTGCTGGAAAGGGCCGGACATACCGTGACCCTGGCCGAGGACGGGCAGCAGGCCTTGGACCTGCTCGCAGCGCAAGACTTCGACGTGATCCTGATGGACGTGCAGATGCCGGTCATGAATGGAGTGGAGGCGACAAGAAGAATCAGAAGTCAGGAGTCAGGAGTCAAAAGTCAGAGCTCCGACCCTCAGGTTTCAGGTTTCAGCCCTCAGCCCTCCCGACGAATCCCCATCATCGCCCTGACCGCCTACGCCATGCTCGGGGACCGGGAGAAGTTCCTTGAGGCCGGGATGGACGACTATCTGGGCAAGCCGGCAAAAATGGAGGATTTGGCGAAGGTGTTGGAGCGGGCGGTCTCCAACGAAAAGGCATAA
- a CDS encoding aminotransferase class I/II-fold pyridoxal phosphate-dependent enzyme has translation MAKYEFTAPYLMCSSDSESMSVGDLLAMEPDASRRFQELWLGYTESLGSPELRREIAALYDTASPEQVLVHAGAEEAIFNFMHVVLKPGDHVVVQAPYYQSLGEVALGIGAHVSPWRGDPKQGWALEIDDLTELLSPRTKLVVVNFPHNPTGFLPTEAFARELAALSRQHGFIIFADEVYRGLELDPRLQLSGFVDLDERAVSLGVMSKTYGLAGLRIGWIATRDRELYDQMAAFKDYTTICNSAPSEFLATLALRNAARLIQRNRKIVHANLDALDDFFADHARWFDWRRPLAGTVAFPRLKEADVDTFCADLVERAGVLLLPGTLYEPGLNHVRVGFGRRDLSQALNQLAAYLAES, from the coding sequence TTGGCCAAATACGAATTTACGGCTCCGTACCTGATGTGTTCCTCGGACAGCGAAAGCATGTCCGTTGGAGACTTGCTGGCCATGGAACCGGACGCTTCGCGGCGTTTCCAGGAACTCTGGCTGGGCTATACGGAATCGCTGGGCAGTCCGGAGCTGCGGCGGGAAATCGCGGCGCTGTACGACACGGCATCCCCGGAGCAGGTGCTGGTTCATGCCGGGGCGGAAGAGGCGATCTTCAACTTCATGCACGTCGTCCTCAAGCCGGGGGATCACGTGGTCGTGCAGGCGCCGTATTATCAGTCCCTGGGAGAAGTGGCCCTGGGCATCGGCGCTCACGTCTCCCCATGGCGCGGCGATCCAAAACAGGGCTGGGCCTTGGAGATTGACGACCTCACGGAGTTATTGTCGCCGCGCACCAAACTGGTGGTGGTCAATTTTCCGCACAACCCGACGGGCTTTTTGCCGACCGAGGCATTTGCCCGGGAATTGGCCGCGCTGTCCAGGCAGCACGGATTCATCATCTTCGCCGATGAGGTCTACCGGGGGCTGGAGCTTGATCCTCGCCTTCAACTGTCCGGCTTCGTGGATCTGGACGAGCGGGCCGTTTCCTTGGGCGTGATGTCCAAGACCTATGGTTTGGCCGGATTGCGCATCGGCTGGATCGCCACCCGTGACCGGGAACTCTACGATCAAATGGCGGCCTTCAAGGACTATACCACCATCTGCAACAGCGCTCCCAGCGAGTTCCTGGCGACTTTGGCCCTGCGCAACGCCGCGCGACTGATTCAGCGCAACCGGAAAATCGTTCACGCCAACCTGGATGCCCTGGACGATTTTTTCGCGGACCATGCCCGCTGGTTCGACTGGCGGCGCCCCTTGGCCGGCACGGTGGCCTTTCCCCGTCTGAAAGAGGCTGACGTGGACACGTTCTGCGCCGACCTGGTGGAGCGGGCCGGAGTGCTGTTGCTTCCGGGGACGCTGTATGAGCCTGGGCTGAATCACGTCCGCGTCGGCTTCGGCCGCCGCGACCTTTCCCAAGCCCTGAACCAACTGGCCGCGTATTTGGCCGAAAGCTGA
- a CDS encoding nucleoside deaminase: protein MSPDHALASFMREAIRLSRESVRQGGGPFAAVIVKHGEIIAQASNSVTSDNDPTAHAEINAIRQACRKLSTFDLSGCTLFTSCEPCPMCLGAIYWARLEKIYYGNTKNDAAAIGFDDAFIYQELDAPPGKRAIPMVNLLPEEAGKAFADWEAKEDKIEY from the coding sequence ATGTCTCCAGACCACGCACTTGCGAGCTTCATGCGCGAAGCCATCAGGCTGTCCAGGGAAAGCGTCCGGCAAGGCGGCGGGCCGTTCGCGGCCGTGATCGTGAAGCACGGCGAGATCATCGCCCAAGCCTCCAACAGCGTCACCAGCGACAACGACCCGACGGCCCATGCCGAAATCAACGCCATCAGACAGGCTTGTCGGAAACTGAGCACGTTCGACCTGTCAGGCTGCACGCTCTTCACGTCCTGCGAACCCTGTCCCATGTGTCTGGGTGCGATTTATTGGGCTCGCCTGGAAAAAATCTACTACGGCAACACCAAAAACGACGCGGCCGCCATTGGCTTTGACGACGCCTTCATTTATCAGGAGTTGGACGCTCCTCCTGGAAAACGCGCCATTCCCATGGTCAATCTGTTGCCGGAGGAGGCCGGGAAGGCCTTCGCGGACTGGGAAGCCAAGGAAGACAAGATCGAGTACTGA
- a CDS encoding YgiQ family radical SAM protein encodes MTCPMPRPQPEFLPMSRAEMDALGWDELDVLLVSGDAYVDHPSFGVPLLGRWLTAHGFRVGIVAQPGWDTLEDIQRMGRPRLFAGVGAGALDSMLAHYTAFRKIRRDDAYTPGGGAGARPNRACIVYTNLLRRAFPGLFVALGGIEASLRRIAHYDFWTDKIRRSILLDSKADLLLYGMAERGILDLAQCLTQHVDQGDTSGSPSAPSSPSDVNRPDVHTLLRLPGAAFACRPEELPPLPSTLELPSHEAIQASPDALLQATVMLEKHVHQGRDTALHRIGDRLLVLTPPAAPLSEAEMDALYGLPFARRAHPSHDKPIPAAEMIASSVTTHRGCGGGCSFCSLALHQGRRISSRSKRSILEEVERMSATPDWKGVISDVGGPSANMWRAVCTLDDGKKKTGEEGWDGKPSPCRRASCLHPTICRHFRVDQQAILAMLEEVSHLSEVRHVRVASGVRYDLLLQDPQAADHLIRRFVGGQLKLAPEHASDKVLHLMRKPGFKVFEQFLNLFQHQSAQADKQQFVVPYLMSAFPGCTTQDMAALADWLRRKGWRPQQVQCFVPTPGTMASAMYHAGKDQQGHPLFVARTDAQRLAQHRMLVEPQPHSQSRPRPRKRKQPNGEGRG; translated from the coding sequence ATGACGTGTCCCATGCCGCGGCCTCAGCCGGAGTTCCTGCCCATGAGCCGCGCGGAAATGGATGCCTTGGGGTGGGACGAGTTGGACGTGCTGCTGGTCAGCGGGGACGCCTACGTCGACCATCCGTCCTTCGGCGTGCCCCTTTTGGGCCGGTGGCTGACGGCCCATGGATTTCGGGTGGGGATCGTGGCCCAGCCGGGCTGGGACACCCTGGAAGACATCCAGCGAATGGGGCGTCCCCGGCTCTTTGCCGGGGTCGGGGCCGGGGCACTGGACTCCATGCTGGCCCACTACACCGCGTTTCGCAAGATCCGCCGGGACGACGCCTATACCCCGGGAGGGGGTGCCGGAGCTCGGCCGAACAGGGCGTGCATCGTCTACACCAACCTGTTGCGCCGGGCCTTTCCCGGACTTTTCGTGGCCCTGGGAGGCATCGAGGCCTCCCTGCGGCGGATCGCCCACTACGATTTCTGGACGGACAAGATCCGCCGCTCCATCCTCCTGGACAGCAAAGCTGATCTGCTGCTGTACGGCATGGCCGAACGCGGCATCCTGGATCTGGCTCAGTGCCTGACGCAGCATGTGGATCAGGGCGACACTTCAGGCTCTCCCTCTGCTCCCTCCTCTCCCTCTGACGTAAACCGGCCGGACGTCCATACCCTGCTTCGGCTCCCCGGCGCGGCCTTCGCCTGCCGCCCGGAAGAACTTCCTCCGCTCCCTTCCACATTGGAGCTGCCTTCCCATGAGGCTATCCAGGCCTCACCGGACGCCCTGTTGCAAGCCACCGTGATGCTGGAAAAGCATGTCCACCAGGGCCGGGATACGGCCCTGCACCGAATCGGGGACCGGCTTCTGGTGCTCACCCCACCAGCGGCCCCGCTCTCGGAAGCGGAAATGGACGCGCTCTACGGGCTGCCGTTCGCCCGCCGCGCCCATCCGTCCCATGACAAGCCGATTCCCGCCGCGGAGATGATCGCCTCCAGCGTCACCACCCATCGCGGCTGCGGAGGCGGCTGCTCGTTCTGCTCCTTGGCCCTGCACCAGGGCCGACGGATCAGCTCCCGGAGCAAACGCTCCATTCTGGAAGAGGTTGAACGGATGAGCGCAACGCCGGACTGGAAAGGCGTGATCAGCGATGTGGGTGGCCCCAGCGCGAACATGTGGCGGGCCGTTTGTACCCTGGATGATGGAAAAAAAAAGACTGGGGAGGAAGGATGGGACGGGAAACCAAGCCCCTGTCGTCGGGCCAGTTGTCTGCATCCGACGATTTGCCGCCATTTCCGCGTTGACCAGCAGGCGATTTTGGCCATGCTTGAGGAAGTCAGCCATCTATCGGAGGTGCGGCACGTTCGGGTGGCCAGCGGAGTGCGCTACGACCTGCTTTTGCAGGACCCGCAAGCCGCTGATCACTTGATTCGTCGGTTCGTGGGCGGACAGCTCAAACTGGCTCCGGAACACGCCTCCGACAAGGTGCTCCACCTGATGCGCAAGCCCGGCTTCAAGGTGTTCGAGCAGTTTCTGAATCTGTTCCAGCACCAATCCGCCCAGGCGGACAAACAGCAGTTCGTCGTGCCCTACCTGATGAGCGCCTTCCCCGGATGCACGACCCAGGACATGGCCGCCCTGGCGGACTGGCTGCGCCGCAAAGGCTGGCGACCGCAACAGGTCCAATGCTTCGTGCCGACTCCCGGCACCATGGCCTCGGCCATGTACCACGCCGGAAAGGATCAGCAGGGCCACCCGTTGTTCGTGGCCCGGACCGACGCCCAGCGTCTGGCCCAACATCGGATGCTGGTCGAACCCCAGCCCCATTCCCAATCCCGGCCTCGACCGCGAAAACGGAAACAGCCCAATGGTGAAGGACGCGGCTGA